The following is a genomic window from Leptospira dzoumogneensis.
TATACGGATTAGGGGTCACATATTTTCGTTCACGGAATTTTTTATTAGGAATGCAGGGAAGAATTATAAGGATCGTTTCCGGACTGTTGATCATTCGGTCCCTTTTCGGATTTGCGGAAAGAGCCGTCTCGAAAACTTCTTATTTAGATCTTCATATTTTGTCTTCGGGTATCATAATCCCTCTATTTTTCCTTTTATATAAACGATACATTAGCTACCAGCTCAGGAAAGGTTACGAGATCCAGAAACCTTATAAACAATCCAGACTGAACGAAATCGATTTAGATGAATTGGAAGAGCGTCTACAAATGATCATGCAAAGAGATAGGATCTATACGGAAGAATCGATCACATTAGCCGATCTGGCAAAATATGCGGATGTGACCGTCCACCAACTTTCCGAATATTTGAATGTGAAAAAGGGGATCTCGTTTCGCAACTATATCAACGAATGGCGAGTAAATTTAGCCTGTGAAATGCTGAAAACAAAGCCTGAAATGAGCATCCTTGACATTGCTTACGAATGCGGGTTCAAGGCTAAATCCTCTTTTCATCTCGCTTTCCAAAAACATACCGGAATGCATCCGAAAAAATTTCGGGCCGCTATCGATTTTTAGGTCCAGAATTATACGGATGGACGACTATCATTCGTTTGTCGGGTATACTGTCGCTTATCCTTATAAAATAAGATCGTTTGATCGGAGGAACGATTAGATTGAACGATATTTTTGAAGAAAAAAATGAAACATTCGATCATTAAGATCTTATCCTATTTCCTTTTCGTATCTTGCGGAACAAACCAAGTTTTTATAGACCAAGCCAATCAGGTTAGAATATCCAAAAACCAAGATACGGATTGTAAGCAGATAGGAGAATACGAGCAATACTATTGGTTGTACGGGCTCTATTCCATCAACGAGCCAAAATTCCAAAGTTCAAAATACAAAAAGATCAAGATCCGAGAGAAGGTAACCTGGAAAGACATATTGGTCA
Proteins encoded in this region:
- a CDS encoding helix-turn-helix domain-containing protein; protein product: MIEKITIISGSLSLFLFLGEGISKEKYPWRLYLIVIYLSHSFFMLLGWAIFSGHKDYAATLIYFAGPIMFCHAWALPRSLRCISNLATLEELKRDFASVIKDFFPCLISFAIILPTYFINYDHRFEFLNVVTSGTNSKSVSLIPPLVLISAILYQIYGLGVTYFRSRNFLLGMQGRIIRIVSGLLIIRSLFGFAERAVSKTSYLDLHILSSGIIIPLFFLLYKRYISYQLRKGYEIQKPYKQSRLNEIDLDELEERLQMIMQRDRIYTEESITLADLAKYADVTVHQLSEYLNVKKGISFRNYINEWRVNLACEMLKTKPEMSILDIAYECGFKAKSSFHLAFQKHTGMHPKKFRAAIDF